The following DNA comes from Acidobacteriota bacterium.
CGAAACGCTGAAAGAAAGGTCTCCTGGCAGATATCGTAGGCATCTTCGTCCCGCCCAAGCATTCTTACGGCCAGGCTGTAAATCGGACGCTCCCACCGCCGCACCAGGATGCCAAATACCTCCGTTTCGCCTAATAAGACACGCTCAACCAGTTCAGCATCAGTCGTTTCCAAGGTTCGTCTCTCCTCACTTCGCATTTACCTCCGGGGTGCAGTGTTTTCGGTGGAATTGAGTTCTTTTTGGATCTTGGGATTGTTTTTTCAGTTGTGCCTTGTGTTTTGCCAGTAAGAGCCAGGAGTCAGAAAAATAGTTTGGAGAATTTTGGGACTCGGGTTCAGGGTTCAGGGTTCAGGGTTCAGGGTTCAGGGTTCAGGGTTCAGGGTTCAGGGTTCAGGGTTTTCGAAGTAGGCGCAGTTCAAAGCAACGGCGCCCTTACTTGTTTCCCTTTTGTCCTTCTTTTCCCGTATTGTTTCCCAGCCGCAGGCCGTAAACGACCTACCTCAACTCAACTACCGCTACGCGGCAAAAACCGTAATCAACAAAGATTCGAAAACCCGGAACCCGGAACCCGGAACCCGGAACCCGGAACCCGGAACCCGGAACCCGGAACCCGGAACCCGGAACCCGGAACCCGGAACCCGGAACCCGGAACCCGGAACCCGGAACCCGGCGAACTCTGTACCTGGACCATCAACCGGTGGCCTTTGCGGAACATGTGGCACAAATCCTGAAGCGGCACGGGAACGCGTGTTACCTGACCGGGTTTCATGGCTTCGGGCTTTTCATAGCTGTTGCGAAATTTGCCGCGCATCACTTCACCGCGAACCAGCATCTGGTAGCCGCCCATTTTGACAGCCCCATTGTCTGGCTCAGTGTCTGGGAAAACATCAATGACTTTGACAATCCAGTCTGAATCTGTGCCCGTGGTTGAGACAAAGAGTTCAGCCAGCATCGGACCGGCCAGGGTCATATCTTCGGTCAGCACATCGGTTTGATAGACCAGCACATCCGGGCGGCGAGCTGCAAACCGTTGATCTTCAACCATATATTCGCGGCTGCGGTCATTGGTGATTTCATTGGTGAAGGGAACTGGTTTGGCCGGATCGCTCACATATTCGTCAAATGCATTTTTGCCAGCCGTTGGTGGAGGCTCAAATGAAAGCTTCCCGTTCGGATGAAAATAGAGCGACTTTTCCTGGAGATTTTTCGGTGGCCAGGTCTCAAACGCACGCCACTCATTGGCCCCGGTATTAAAAATCGCCGCTTCGGGTAGATTGATCGTGCCCTTCCCTTTCAAATGAAAGTTGAAAAACGGCAACTCCAGTTGCTCGCGATAGTACACGGCAGATTTCTGGGCAAAGGAAATGCTACCAATATTTTCGCCATCGGTACGTGCCCAGCCGCCGTGATACCAGGGGCCCATCACCAGGATATTGAATCGGCCCGGATTGTTTTTCTCCACCGCATCATAAATATGGAGCGGGCCATACAAATCTTCGGCGTCAAACCAGCCGCCAACCGTCATCACCGCTGGTTTGACATTTTTCAAATGCGGCAGGACGTTTCGGGCTTTCCAGTACTCGTCATAGGTGCCGTGCTGGGACGCTTCGTTCCAGTAGGCAATGTTGTTTTTATAGTACTTCGCATTGATATTGGTCAGCGGTCCAAGCTCCAGGAAAAACTTGTACCCATCTGGTGTTCCATACTCAAAATTGGGTGACCGTTCCGTCGTTGGTTTGGGGCGCGGCTGACCAAACGCATAATAAAACCGAAAGAAATCAATCAGGTAAAAAGCACCATTGTGGTGGAAATCATCCCCGATAAACCAGTCGGCAATCGGGGCTTGTGGCGAAACGGCCACCAGTGCCGGGTGAGATTCAACCAGCCCCAGTGCGGCATAAAACCCAGGGTAGGAAATACCCCACATTCCAACTTTGCCGTTGTTGTTTGGAATGTTTTTCACCAGCCAGTCAACCGTGTCCCAGGTATCTGAGCTTTCATCAATGTCGGTCGGCTTCTTTTTTTGAGGATTGACGGGCCGCACGTCCATAAACTCACCTTCCGACATCCATTTTCCGCGCACATCCTGATACACAAAGATGTACCCTTCCCTGGCCATCGCCGCCGATGGCCCAATGTTTTCTTTGTAGTCCGCACCGTAAGGCGACACGGTGTAGGGCGTTCGGTTCATCAAAATTGGATATTTTTGGGACGTGTCTTTGGGGACATACACCGAGGTGAACAACTTCACCCCATCACGCATTGGAATCTGGTATTCATACTTTGTATAGTGGGCTTTGACATCAAAGGTCTCTTGCGCCAGCACCGATAGACTGGCACTCCACAGGACCAGGAGACACACACCCAACAAACGCGGGGCAACAGATCGGAAACAATTCATCGCAACAGAGTCCTCCTCACACTTCAGAAAAAGTTCATTTTGGGAATCAATGTAGGGGTAATATGCAAGAATCAAACGGTTTGGCCATCACGCACTGTACCACAACCAACTTGCGGCGGTGGAATGAACTTGTCGCCATCCACGCCCAGTCAAAGTTTTATGACCTTGAAGGGTTTAAGGCCGGAAACACCTCGTTGCGCCCGCTTGAAATCAAGGAGGTTGGCGACGTTACGGGAAAATCACTCCTGCATCTGCAATGCCATTTTGGAATGGACACGCTCTCCTGGGCACGCTGCGGGGCTCAGGTAACAGGTGTGGATTTTTCAGACCAGGCGATTGCCCTGGCCCGCTCGCTCAATGACGAACTTGGACTTAACGCCCGGTTTATCTGTTCCAATGTCTATGAGTTACCGGCAGTGCTCGACGAACAATTCGATGTGGTATTTACGTCCTATGGCGTGCTGGTGTGGCTGCATGATTATGACCGCTGGGCACAGATCGTGGCAGGAGCCTTGAAACCGGGCGGGACATTCTATATTGCTGAAATCCATCCGTTTCCCTATGTCTTTGACGAAGCTTCGACCACAGAGGCTTTCCGGCTGAAATATCCTTATTTTTGGACGTCCGAGCCAGTCGAATGCCAGACTGAGGGTACCTACACTGACCGCACGACTGAAATTCAGGAAACTACCGAATACTGCTGGATTTACAATGTAGGCGACATCGTCACGGCACTCATCAAAGTTGGATTACACATCGAGTTTCTGCACGAGTTTCCATTTTGTGTCTATCAGGCATTTCCCTTTATGCAGCAGTCGGAAGACGGCTGGTGGCGAATGCCCGATCATCAGGCGTCGTTGCCATTTTTGTTCTCTATTCGGGCACGCAAACCGTGAAAAACCGGGTTCCGGGTTCCGTTCGAAAGATCAAATGGTTACAAGCACTTCAAGCCCCAGTAAACGGAGAATAACCAATGAAAAAATCTCAAGTTC
Coding sequences within:
- a CDS encoding class I SAM-dependent methyltransferase, yielding MQESNGLAITHCTTTNLRRWNELVAIHAQSKFYDLEGFKAGNTSLRPLEIKEVGDVTGKSLLHLQCHFGMDTLSWARCGAQVTGVDFSDQAIALARSLNDELGLNARFICSNVYELPAVLDEQFDVVFTSYGVLVWLHDYDRWAQIVAGALKPGGTFYIAEIHPFPYVFDEASTTEAFRLKYPYFWTSEPVECQTEGTYTDRTTEIQETTEYCWIYNVGDIVTALIKVGLHIEFLHEFPFCVYQAFPFMQQSEDGWWRMPDHQASLPFLFSIRARKP
- a CDS encoding CocE/NonD family hydrolase, translated to MNCFRSVAPRLLGVCLLVLWSASLSVLAQETFDVKAHYTKYEYQIPMRDGVKLFTSVYVPKDTSQKYPILMNRTPYTVSPYGADYKENIGPSAAMAREGYIFVYQDVRGKWMSEGEFMDVRPVNPQKKKPTDIDESSDTWDTVDWLVKNIPNNNGKVGMWGISYPGFYAALGLVESHPALVAVSPQAPIADWFIGDDFHHNGAFYLIDFFRFYYAFGQPRPKPTTERSPNFEYGTPDGYKFFLELGPLTNINAKYYKNNIAYWNEASQHGTYDEYWKARNVLPHLKNVKPAVMTVGGWFDAEDLYGPLHIYDAVEKNNPGRFNILVMGPWYHGGWARTDGENIGSISFAQKSAVYYREQLELPFFNFHLKGKGTINLPEAAIFNTGANEWRAFETWPPKNLQEKSLYFHPNGKLSFEPPPTAGKNAFDEYVSDPAKPVPFTNEITNDRSREYMVEDQRFAARRPDVLVYQTDVLTEDMTLAGPMLAELFVSTTGTDSDWIVKVIDVFPDTEPDNGAVKMGGYQMLVRGEVMRGKFRNSYEKPEAMKPGQVTRVPVPLQDLCHMFRKGHRLMVQVQSSPGSGFRVPGSGFRVPGSGFRVPGSGFRVPGSGFRVPGSGFSNLC